A genomic window from Aquipuribacter nitratireducens includes:
- the prcA gene encoding proteasome subunit alpha, with product MSQPFYVSPEQLMKDRADYARKGVARGRPVVVVAHADGVSFVGENPSRALHKVSEIYDRIAFAAVGKYNEFENLRVAGVRYADLRGYSYDRSDVTARGLANAYAQTLGAVFTQESKPYEVEIVVAEVGVEAADDQLYRLTYDGSVTEEHGFVAMGAAADQVTAHLHDHWSADLDLAGSVRLAVAALQQAPGPDGTGREVPPEQLEVAVLQRGRPRRAFRRPSVDEVRVALSGG from the coding sequence GTGAGCCAGCCGTTCTACGTCTCGCCCGAGCAGCTGATGAAGGACCGGGCGGACTACGCGCGCAAGGGCGTCGCCCGAGGGCGGCCCGTGGTCGTCGTCGCCCACGCCGACGGCGTCTCCTTCGTCGGGGAGAACCCGTCGCGGGCGCTGCACAAGGTGTCGGAGATCTACGACCGCATCGCCTTCGCGGCGGTCGGCAAGTACAACGAGTTCGAGAACCTCCGGGTCGCCGGGGTGCGCTACGCCGACCTGCGCGGCTACTCCTACGACCGCAGCGACGTCACCGCCCGCGGCCTCGCCAACGCCTACGCCCAGACCCTCGGCGCGGTCTTCACGCAGGAGTCGAAGCCATACGAGGTGGAGATCGTCGTCGCGGAGGTCGGTGTCGAGGCCGCCGACGACCAGCTGTACCGCCTGACGTACGACGGCTCCGTGACGGAGGAGCACGGGTTCGTCGCGATGGGCGCGGCGGCCGACCAGGTCACCGCCCACCTGCACGACCACTGGTCCGCCGACCTCGACCTGGCCGGGTCCGTCCGGCTCGCCGTCGCGGCGCTCCAGCAGGCCCCGGGCCCGGACGGCACGGGCCGCGAGGTGCCCCCGGAGCAGCTCGAGGTGGCGGTCCTGCAGCGCGGCCGACCGCGCCGGGCGTTCCGCCGCCCGTCGGTGGACGAGGTGCGCGTCGCCCTGTCGGGCGGCTGA